A window from Setaria italica strain Yugu1 chromosome VIII, Setaria_italica_v2.0, whole genome shotgun sequence encodes these proteins:
- the LOC101756448 gene encoding wall-associated receptor kinase 3 produces MPQVLWLLLLVLVDSHLVPMPLIAADTALPGTSMCGHVEIPYPFGLSDHASRQGKFTITCNQSFNPPRPYLARNLEVIDISLETGEMRVFSPVSYTCHNPSSNTRGSLQTWTFRLPKPFLISTTRNVFTAIGCSTQALLQGGANWSYFTGCTTTCTSLDSAARDGDRCTGRGCCQADISVNLATMKVGWNDPNDRPDNRAWLFNPCSYAFVAEKGWYNFSRQDLVDKGGQNFSSRTGYRTIPLVLDWAIVNGSCTSSDANYACLSAHSNCANSTQRDSGYLCGCSKGYEGNPYVTGGCKNINECKLGDFNACGSGSICHDLDGGFECKCKFWYRRDGRSGTSCQRIFSTTTIWTIIAILAVCLLTYWAIVELKKQKQRKIFNKNGGEILKDMGINIFTECELKKVTDGYKKVIGEGAFGKVYKGTIKGAEQVAVKCSFTRSKAPCHDEFRNEIIFQFRINHANVVRLIGCCLETDVPKLVFEFVPNGSLYELLHVRRDQGLSLPTRLHIAIGSAEALFYMHSQGGHNNHVHGDFKSGNILLDNDLTPKVSDFGSSKLVSIVSGYAKWYVSGDMNYIDPTYLKTGRFTEKSDVYSFGVVLLELITRKTAKYDGSNSLTINFVKSCKEEGHGREMYDPEMLMSDDAKDHHYMECLYRIGTLAVQCLKEDVDERPAMAQVLKQLKQVQEIACGGLCSGAS; encoded by the exons ATGCCACAAGTGTTGTGGCTTCTTCTCCTCGTTCTGGTTGATTCCCACTTGGTGCCAATGCCACTGATTGCCGCGGACACTGCTTTGCCCGGCACTAGCATGTGCGGTCATGTCGAGATCCCCTACCCATTCGGCCTTAGCGACCATGCCTCCAGGCAGGGCAAGTTCACCATCACTTGCAACCAAAGCTTCAACCCTCCGAGACCATATTTGGCCCGCAACCTGGAGGTCATCGACATCTCCCTGGAGACGGGCGAGATGCGCGTCTTCTCCCCCGTGTCCTACACCTGCCACAACCCGTCGTCCAACACACGCGGGTCCTTGCAGACTTGGACATTCCGCCTCCCCAAGccgttcctgatctcgacgacgCGCAACGTCTTCACGGCGATTGGGTGCAGCACTCAGGCGTTGCTGCAAGGTGGGGCTAACTGGAGCTACTTCACCGGCTGCACCACCACCTGTACGAGCTTGGATTCAGCGGCACGAGACGGCGATCGGTGCACGGGCCGCGGCTGCTGCCAGGCTGACATCTCCGTCAACCTTGCCACCATGAAGGTCGGCTGGAACGACCCCAACGATCGCCCGGACAATCGTGCCTGGCTCTTCAACCCCTGCAGCTATGCTTTCGTGGCCGAGAAAGGCTG GTACAATTTCAGTCGGCAAGACCTCGTTGACAAAGGAGGACAAAACTTCAGCAGCCGGACTGGATATAGAACCATCCCTTTGGTGCTTGACTGGGCCATCGTCAACGGCTCCTGCACGTCGTCAGATGCAAATTACGCTTGTTTGAGCGCCCACAGCAACTGTGCCAACTCCACACAACGGGATTCCGGATACCTGTGCGGATGCAGCAAGGGATATGAGGGCAATCCCTATGTCACCGGAGGGTGCAAGA ATATTAACGAGTGCAAGCTTGGAGATTTTAATGCATGTGGCAGTGGTAGCATATGCCATGACTTGGATGGTGGTTTCGAGTGCAAATGCAAATTCTGGTACAGACGTGATGGTAGGAGTGGTACGAGCTGCCAGCGGATATTTTCTACCACTACAATATGGACAATCATAG CAATCCTTGCTGTCTGTCTCCTTACGTATTGGGCGATTGTGGAGTTGAAGAAACAAAAGCAGAGGAAAATTTTCAACAAAAACGGTGGTGAAATACTGAAGGACATGGGCATTAACATTTTCACAGAATGCGAGCTGAAAAAGGTGACAGACGGCTACAAAAAGGTCATCGGAGAAGGCGCATTTGGCAAGGTCTACAAGGGAACAATCAAAGGCGCGGAACAAGTCGCCGTTAAATGCTCCTTCACGAGAAGTAAAGCGCCTTGCCATGATGAATTCCGGAACGAGATCATCTTCCAGTTTCGTATTAACCACGCGAACGTGGTCCGCCTCATTGGGTGCTGCCTGGAGACGGATGTCCCCAAGCTTGTCTTCGAATTCGTCCCCAATGGAAGCCTCTACGAGCTGCTTCATGTCAGAAGGGATCAAGGGCTGTCCCTGCCGACGCGTCTGCACATCGCCATCGGCTCTGCGGAAGCTCTCTTTTACATGCACTCGCAGGGTGGCCACAACAACCATGTCCACGGGGACTTCAAGTCTGGAAACATTCTCCTCGACAACGACCTCACGCCCAAGGTCTCCGACTTCGGATCATCCAAGCTCGTGTCCATCGTCAGTGGGTATGCCAAGTGGTACGTGTCAGGGGACATGAACTACATTGATCCCACGTACTTGAAGACTGGCCGTTTCACAGAGAAGAGCGATGTCTACAGCTTTGGGGTAGTTCTGTTGGAGCTTATCACGAGGAAGACGGCCAAGTACGACGGGAGCAACAGCCTTACCATAAACTTCGTCAAGTCCTGTAAGGAGGAGGGCCACGGGAGGGAGATGTACGACCCAGAGATGCTGATGTCTGACGATGCTAAAGATCACCATTACATGGAGTGCCTGTACAGGATCGGCACGCTTGCGGTGCAGTGTCTCAAGGAAGATGTGGATGAGAGACCGGCCATGGCACAAGTGCTGAAGCAGCTTAAGCAAGTGCAGGAAATAGCTTGCGGAGGCTTATGCTCCGGGGCAAGTTAA